In Pseudomonas putida, a genomic segment contains:
- the fleQ gene encoding transcriptional regulator FleQ, whose amino-acid sequence MWRETKILLIDDDSARRRDLAVVLNFLGEENIPCSSHDWQQSVASLSSSREVLCVLIGSVNSPGNVLGLLKTVAGWDEFLPVLLLGEISSADFPDDLRRRVLANLEMPPSYSQLLDTLHRAQVYREMYDQARERGRQREPNLFRSLVGTSRAIQHVRQMMQQVADTDASVLILGESGTGKEVVARNLHYHSKRREAPFVPVNCGAIPAELLESELFGHEKGAFTGAITSRAGRFELANGGTLFLDEIGDMPLPMQVKLLRVLQERTFERVGSNKTQSIDVRIIAATHKNLETMIEDGTFREDLYYRLNVFPIEMAPLRERVEDIPLLMNELISRMEHEKRGSIRFNSASIMSLCRHGWPGNVRELANLVERMAIMHPYGVIGVSELPKKFRYIDDEDEQMVDSLRSDLEERVAINGHAPTLGSHAMLPPEGLDLKDYLGSLEQGLIQQALDDANGIVARAAERLRIRRTTLVEKMRKYGMSRQGGEEAAED is encoded by the coding sequence ATGTGGCGTGAAACCAAGATTCTCCTGATCGATGACGACAGCGCCCGCCGCCGCGATCTGGCGGTGGTCCTGAATTTCCTCGGGGAAGAAAACATTCCGTGCTCCAGCCATGACTGGCAGCAATCGGTAGCTTCGTTGTCTTCCAGCCGCGAAGTGCTGTGCGTGCTCATCGGCAGCGTCAACTCCCCAGGCAATGTGCTTGGGCTGCTTAAGACAGTGGCTGGGTGGGATGAGTTCCTTCCGGTTCTGCTTTTAGGTGAAATTTCTTCGGCCGACTTCCCGGACGACCTGCGCCGCCGTGTGCTGGCCAACCTGGAAATGCCGCCCAGCTACAGCCAATTGCTCGATACCCTGCACCGTGCCCAGGTCTACCGCGAGATGTACGACCAGGCCCGCGAGCGCGGCCGTCAGCGCGAGCCCAACCTGTTCCGCAGCCTGGTCGGCACCAGCCGTGCGATCCAGCACGTGCGCCAGATGATGCAGCAGGTGGCCGATACCGACGCCAGCGTGTTGATCCTCGGCGAGTCGGGCACTGGCAAGGAAGTGGTCGCGCGCAACCTCCATTACCACTCCAAGCGCCGCGAAGCGCCGTTCGTGCCGGTCAACTGCGGGGCGATCCCGGCCGAGTTGCTGGAGAGCGAGCTGTTCGGCCACGAGAAGGGCGCCTTCACCGGGGCCATCACCAGCCGCGCCGGGCGTTTCGAGCTGGCCAACGGCGGGACGCTGTTCCTCGACGAGATCGGCGACATGCCGCTGCCGATGCAGGTCAAGCTGTTGCGCGTGCTGCAGGAGCGTACCTTCGAGCGGGTGGGCAGCAACAAGACCCAGAGCATCGACGTGCGCATCATCGCCGCGACCCACAAGAACCTCGAGACCATGATCGAGGACGGGACCTTCCGCGAGGACCTGTACTACCGGCTCAACGTGTTCCCCATCGAGATGGCGCCGCTGCGTGAGCGGGTCGAAGACATCCCGCTGCTGATGAACGAGCTGATCTCGCGCATGGAGCACGAGAAGCGCGGTTCGATCCGCTTCAACTCGGCGTCGATCATGTCGCTGTGCCGCCACGGCTGGCCGGGCAACGTCCGTGAGCTGGCCAACCTGGTCGAGCGCATGGCGATCATGCATCCGTATGGCGTGATCGGGGTGTCGGAGCTGCCGAAGAAATTCCGCTACATCGACGATGAAGACGAGCAGATGGTCGACAGCCTGCGCAGCGACCTGGAAGAGCGCGTGGCGATCAACGGCCATGCGCCGACCCTGGGTAGCCACGCGATGCTGCCGCCCGAGGGGCTGGACCTCAAGGACTACCTTGGCAGCCTGGAGCAAGGGTTGATCCAGCAGGCGCTGGACGATGCCAACGGTATCGTGGCGCGGGCGGCTGAACGTTTGCGTATTCGTCGTACCACCCTGGTGGAGAAGATGCGCAAGTACGGCATGAGTCGTCAGGGCGGCGAGGAAGCGGCGGAGGACTGA
- a CDS encoding flagellar protein FliT, giving the protein MKPSADEPGFSAPVLGELSMSQRVSAARAALADALAREDWEAVAELDVECRTCVEAVLSEPDVDRERVREDLEGLLELYRSLVADVGEARQAIAREMSEYRKTTSQAKVYSMFSGSRR; this is encoded by the coding sequence ATGAAGCCCTCGGCCGACGAGCCAGGCTTCAGTGCGCCCGTGCTTGGCGAGTTGAGCATGTCTCAGCGCGTGAGCGCTGCTCGCGCAGCCCTGGCCGATGCCTTGGCCCGGGAAGACTGGGAAGCGGTCGCAGAGTTGGACGTCGAATGCCGCACCTGCGTCGAGGCTGTGCTGAGCGAGCCGGACGTTGATCGTGAGCGCGTGCGCGAAGATCTCGAAGGCTTGCTGGAGCTCTATCGCTCGCTGGTCGCGGACGTTGGCGAAGCGCGTCAGGCCATCGCTCGGGAAATGTCCGAGTACCGTAAAACGACTAGCCAGGCGAAGGTCTACAGCATGTTCTCCGGCTCGCGCCGTTGA
- the fliS gene encoding flagellar export chaperone FliS, which produces MNRMAALRQYRNVNTQSEIHDASPHRLIQLLMEGGLSRIAQARGCMERGEMFEKAKLISKALDIIAGLREALDFKQGGDLAANYARLYDFMTRHLVEANRSNSVKSLDEVTKVLLELKMGWDGIPQQAAEAP; this is translated from the coding sequence ATGAACCGTATGGCCGCGCTTCGTCAATACCGCAACGTCAATACCCAGTCAGAAATCCACGACGCATCTCCCCACCGCCTGATCCAACTGCTGATGGAAGGTGGCCTGAGCCGTATCGCCCAGGCACGTGGGTGCATGGAACGTGGTGAAATGTTCGAAAAAGCCAAGCTGATCAGCAAGGCGCTGGACATCATTGCAGGTCTGCGCGAAGCCTTGGACTTCAAGCAAGGCGGCGATTTGGCGGCCAACTACGCGCGCTTGTACGATTTCATGACCCGCCACCTGGTCGAGGCCAACCGCTCCAACAGCGTCAAGTCCCTCGATGAAGTGACCAAGGTGCTGCTGGAGTTGAAAATGGGCTGGGATGGCATCCCTCAGCAAGCTGCGGAGGCACCATGA
- the fliD gene encoding flagellar filament capping protein FliD, translating to MGTSINGVGSGIDIDSIVSALVSAQKAPKQSQIDTATTKATTSLSAIGTLKSALEKFQTAMEDLAENSSFTGMTAKSSDEEALTAKVGAGAASGSYVIKTTSIATSSKVATQYISTGTTFGSGTFTITQGAGSASSGSTTTIKVANGATLSDIRDSINTQLKDSGITANIISDSEGQRLVLSSTTTGEGTDITLTTNSDALKTLGIAAGAQASDSTGGYVVAPAADAVYTIDGLSMKSSTNEITTAISGVEFTLLEDDSKATITVDTNTDGLKESITSFVDAYNSLMSSIKTLTTVTSGTDDDGNATTTAAALTSDATVRNIVSGLRNQLISSSGDGGTIKLLSQLGISTQNDGTLSIDDDDLEAALEKNAASVEGFFTGTNGLLTRMSTSLDIYADDDGLLDQRTDSLNDTLSDLATQQTNLDRRITKYEATMYAKYNAMDTLVAQLTATSDSVMTTLNALNNASSDD from the coding sequence ATGGGCACTTCCATTAACGGAGTCGGGTCCGGCATCGACATTGACTCGATTGTCTCTGCCTTGGTCTCGGCGCAAAAGGCGCCGAAGCAAAGCCAGATCGATACCGCCACGACCAAGGCCACGACCAGTCTGTCGGCCATCGGTACGCTGAAAAGTGCGTTGGAAAAATTCCAGACGGCCATGGAAGACCTGGCTGAAAATAGCTCGTTCACTGGCATGACTGCGAAATCTTCCGATGAGGAAGCGCTTACTGCCAAAGTTGGTGCCGGTGCTGCGTCCGGTAGCTACGTCATCAAGACGACTTCGATCGCCACCAGTTCCAAGGTCGCGACCCAGTACATTTCCACCGGCACCACGTTCGGTTCTGGTACTTTCACCATCACGCAGGGGGCTGGCTCGGCGAGTTCCGGCTCGACCACGACCATCAAGGTCGCGAACGGCGCCACGTTGTCGGATATTCGCGACAGCATCAACACCCAGCTCAAAGATAGCGGTATCACCGCCAACATCATTTCTGACTCCGAAGGTCAGCGCCTGGTGCTCAGCTCCACGACCACCGGCGAAGGCACTGACATTACATTGACCACGAACTCCGATGCGTTGAAAACGCTGGGGATCGCGGCGGGCGCTCAGGCGTCCGACTCCACTGGTGGGTATGTGGTCGCACCGGCGGCCGATGCGGTCTACACCATCGACGGCCTGTCGATGAAAAGCTCCACCAACGAGATTACCACCGCCATCAGTGGCGTCGAGTTCACTCTGCTGGAAGACGACAGCAAGGCGACCATCACTGTCGATACCAACACCGACGGTCTGAAGGAGTCGATCACTTCGTTTGTCGACGCCTACAACTCTTTGATGTCCAGCATCAAAACGTTGACCACGGTGACGTCCGGCACGGATGACGACGGCAACGCCACCACCACGGCAGCCGCGCTTACTAGCGACGCGACCGTGCGTAACATTGTCAGTGGCCTGCGAAACCAGTTGATCAGCAGCTCCGGCGACGGCGGCACCATCAAGCTATTGTCGCAGTTGGGTATTTCGACCCAGAACGACGGCACGCTGTCCATCGATGACGACGACCTGGAAGCGGCACTGGAAAAGAACGCAGCTTCTGTCGAAGGCTTCTTTACCGGCACCAACGGTCTGCTGACCCGCATGTCCACGTCGCTGGATATCTATGCCGATGACGACGGCCTGCTCGACCAGCGCACCGACTCGCTGAATGACACCCTGTCGGACCTGGCCACGCAGCAAACCAACCTCGACCGCCGGATCACCAAGTATGAGGCGACCATGTACGCCAAGTACAACGCAATGGATACCCTCGTCGCGCAGCTCACGGCTACGAGCGACAGCGTGATGACCACCCTGAACGCGCTGAACAACGCCAGCTCCGACGACTGA
- a CDS encoding flagellar protein FlaG: MDINLNANSASGSLAGAAPVGSAQGRPDAPVVHDAEKDASEGVIQTLAQAVESLQKMSESSHRNLDFSIDEGSGQTVVKVVASDTGEVIRQIPSEVALKLAESLKEADGLLFNDMA; the protein is encoded by the coding sequence ATGGACATAAATCTCAATGCGAATTCGGCCTCTGGCAGTCTCGCCGGTGCGGCGCCGGTTGGCTCCGCTCAAGGGCGGCCAGATGCACCCGTCGTGCACGATGCAGAGAAGGATGCTTCGGAAGGCGTCATCCAGACACTGGCGCAGGCTGTCGAAAGCCTTCAGAAAATGTCTGAGTCCTCCCATCGCAACCTCGACTTCTCCATTGATGAAGGCTCAGGCCAAACCGTGGTCAAGGTCGTGGCGAGCGACACGGGGGAGGTGATTCGGCAAATTCCGTCGGAAGTTGCGCTGAAGCTGGCGGAAAGTCTGAAAGAAGCCGACGGACTGTTGTTCAACGACATGGCTTGA
- a CDS encoding flagellin, giving the protein MALTVNTNIASLSVQKNLTKASDSLTTSMTRLSTGLRINSAKDDAAGSQISNRLTSQTNGLNVAIKNAQDANSIATAAEGALQESTSILQRMRELSLQSANGSNSSEDQSALNQEFKSLTAELTRISKTTTFGGGTSGINLLDGTAGNSGTLTFQVGANANETVSFTLSDMGASALKGSASLATLSVNSVVAAKGDVITAGGTLTIGGVDIEIASNSSLSDVVSAINTNISGVTAVMNSAGTGIILTSGDNIASVSAIGGSTAVAAITTASTGSSTVQKLNISDAASAQIATQVIDGALKQIDTQRSALGAIQNRLDSTISNLQNVAESATAALSTIQDVDFAAETAEMTKQQTLQSAATAVLAQANQLPSAVLKLLQ; this is encoded by the coding sequence ATGGCTCTTACCGTCAACACCAACATCGCCTCCCTGTCGGTTCAAAAGAACCTGACCAAAGCGTCCGATTCCCTGACCACCTCGATGACTCGTCTCTCGACCGGTCTGCGTATCAACAGCGCCAAGGACGACGCCGCAGGTTCCCAGATTTCCAACCGTCTGACCAGCCAGACCAATGGCCTGAACGTCGCCATCAAGAACGCCCAGGACGCCAACTCCATCGCCACCGCCGCTGAAGGCGCTCTGCAGGAGTCCACCAGCATCCTGCAGCGTATGCGTGAACTGTCCCTGCAGTCGGCTAACGGCTCCAACAGCTCCGAAGACCAGAGCGCTCTGAACCAAGAGTTCAAGTCGCTGACTGCCGAACTGACCCGTATCTCCAAGACCACCACTTTCGGTGGCGGTACTTCGGGCATCAACCTGCTGGACGGCACTGCTGGCAACTCCGGCACCCTGACCTTCCAGGTCGGCGCCAACGCCAACGAAACCGTCAGCTTCACCCTGAGCGACATGGGTGCTAGCGCCCTGAAAGGCAGCGCATCGCTGGCTACTCTGTCGGTTAACTCCGTAGTAGCTGCCAAGGGCGATGTCATCACTGCTGGTGGTACTCTGACCATCGGTGGCGTGGATATCGAAATCGCTTCCAACTCTTCGCTGTCCGACGTTGTCAGCGCGATCAACACCAACATCAGCGGTGTAACTGCCGTGATGAACTCTGCCGGCACCGGTATCATTCTGACCTCGGGCGACAACATCGCTTCGGTCAGCGCCATCGGTGGTTCGACTGCCGTAGCTGCCATCACCACCGCCAGCACCGGCTCCTCGACCGTCCAGAAGCTGAACATCTCCGACGCCGCTTCCGCTCAGATCGCCACCCAGGTCATCGACGGCGCCCTGAAGCAGATCGATACCCAGCGTTCCGCTCTGGGTGCCATCCAGAACCGTCTGGACAGCACCATCTCCAACCTGCAGAACGTCGCCGAGAGCGCCACCGCTGCTCTGTCGACCATCCAGGACGTCGATTTCGCCGCCGAAACCGCCGAGATGACCAAGCAGCAGACTCTGCAGTCCGCCGCTACCGCTGTTCTGGCCCAGGCCAACCAGCTGCCTTCCGCTGTTCTGAAGCTGCTGCAGTAA
- a CDS encoding tetratricopeptide repeat protein produces MQSEHAAVKRIGQALQLAEKKKDVEGQIRLYEQLLVITPKLAEGHAQLAHLYFEQGKEAEAAPHVNQALQQPPSENVDKTVFPHLYESALFKGDVSQARSWYEAHPTLRRFKLLYQALEGSGRSTELEALLIDALERFTHPKEQSQTLTLLGQLYYGQAKFHDAVGCYQLGLQMTPENTTQLLNLAVTLEQLGRYAESLPYYKRLLALEPEHASAHNNIAINLLKLGEFEAGWEYYEWRWPAVQPEHYQEFAIPRWTGEPLTGKTLLVWAEQGIGDHIMFASMLNELSQVAEHLHYEIYARLDTLFKRSFPNINFVRREQQGEQDLAGKKMFQQSWPKSDYQIPIGSLPAIFRRSMDSFPKQQSYLKADPQETQMLQDDYRALFPGKRLIGVSWRGGKTLFTDVQSRLIAFKHLAQLAACKDVQLIDLQYDTCTSEREDAASQGVPMHHDPRVDARLDMDKQASQIAALDAVVSIDNTTVHLAGALGVRTFALLPTNPSWRWGIKPGRSYWYPSVEMVRNKKLLDWEDAIAEVVAMLKKEHIIA; encoded by the coding sequence ATGCAATCAGAACATGCAGCGGTCAAACGCATCGGCCAAGCGCTTCAGCTCGCCGAAAAGAAGAAAGATGTCGAGGGGCAGATCCGCCTCTATGAACAGCTGCTGGTCATAACACCCAAACTGGCCGAAGGCCATGCCCAGTTGGCCCACCTCTATTTCGAGCAAGGCAAGGAAGCGGAAGCGGCACCTCACGTCAACCAGGCGCTGCAGCAGCCGCCAAGTGAAAACGTGGACAAAACCGTCTTCCCTCACCTTTATGAAAGCGCTCTATTCAAGGGGGATGTGTCACAGGCTCGGAGCTGGTATGAAGCCCACCCTACGCTGCGCCGCTTCAAGCTGCTTTATCAGGCCTTGGAGGGCAGCGGCAGGAGCACTGAGCTGGAGGCACTGTTGATTGATGCCCTGGAGCGCTTTACGCACCCGAAAGAGCAATCGCAGACCCTGACGCTCCTGGGGCAGCTGTATTATGGACAAGCGAAGTTCCACGACGCAGTAGGCTGCTATCAGCTCGGACTGCAAATGACACCTGAGAACACTACGCAACTGCTCAACCTGGCGGTGACCCTCGAGCAGTTGGGCCGGTATGCCGAATCGCTGCCCTACTACAAACGTCTGTTGGCACTCGAACCCGAGCACGCATCAGCGCACAACAACATCGCGATCAATCTGCTGAAACTCGGCGAATTCGAGGCGGGCTGGGAGTACTACGAATGGCGCTGGCCTGCCGTACAGCCCGAGCATTATCAGGAGTTCGCCATTCCACGCTGGACAGGCGAGCCGTTGACAGGAAAAACCCTGTTGGTCTGGGCCGAACAAGGTATCGGCGATCACATCATGTTTGCCAGCATGCTCAATGAACTGAGCCAGGTGGCTGAGCATTTGCATTACGAAATCTATGCCAGGCTCGACACACTATTCAAACGCAGCTTTCCCAACATCAACTTCGTACGCCGAGAACAGCAAGGTGAGCAGGACCTGGCCGGCAAGAAGATGTTCCAGCAAAGCTGGCCAAAGAGCGATTACCAGATTCCGATCGGCAGCTTGCCCGCCATCTTCCGCAGGTCCATGGACAGCTTCCCAAAACAGCAAAGCTACCTGAAGGCTGACCCGCAAGAAACGCAAATGCTTCAGGATGACTACCGCGCGCTTTTCCCTGGCAAACGCCTGATTGGCGTTTCATGGCGCGGTGGCAAGACACTTTTCACCGACGTGCAAAGCCGCTTGATAGCCTTCAAGCATCTGGCTCAGCTGGCGGCATGCAAGGATGTACAGCTGATTGACCTACAGTACGACACCTGCACCTCCGAACGTGAAGACGCAGCCAGCCAGGGTGTTCCCATGCACCACGACCCTCGAGTCGACGCTCGCCTCGATATGGACAAGCAAGCCTCTCAGATCGCCGCACTGGATGCAGTAGTGAGCATCGACAACACCACCGTGCACTTGGCTGGCGCTCTGGGCGTGCGCACCTTCGCCCTGCTTCCGACCAACCCCAGCTGGCGCTGGGGCATCAAACCTGGTCGCAGTTACTGGTACCCCAGTGTAGAGATGGTCCGCAACAAAAAGCTGCTGGACTGGGAAGACGCCATCGCTGAAGTCGTGGCCATGCTCAAGAAAGAGCACATCATCGCTTGA
- a CDS encoding class I SAM-dependent methyltransferase produces MNRRGDHAAAHDCFLTTVAFEPRHAAARRSLATLALYNGDLDEAYHWIGSLSAYQPKGDISAVSAQLEMLLNKRSAGSEYYCGNALVFSRSSKSAEGPPGERDLLDLNPGRVEGILAHCGWSRIEPGTLNLSLQFEFEDVAQAIAPAFYEAGAGVVYPEGFQHIPKARVGYWYYTGYVHYQGKQVPVLFRRAVTPNSADVIEVFAENAVREMLAVEDGAKVLCYFATPGASVKDEKWLACLLEIYAIFFAQAQQFGRKRELYQGHEGWNMPGQRPTLHRFEKYALDRWLDPKARVLDIGCNIGCFGIEVSKNVGSYVGFDINESLVQIGQRLASYHAADNCEFLTASFEDYRQSNPGKFDLIFSFAVHVWIGKPMDGYVADLKEMLEPGGIVVIESNDLVRNDAQFFANMSAFYEQGFFLLYKGKLQDDGVINRGFCVFKRLD; encoded by the coding sequence TTGAATCGTCGTGGCGATCATGCTGCGGCTCACGACTGCTTCCTCACCACCGTTGCTTTTGAGCCCCGCCATGCCGCTGCGCGCCGCTCCCTGGCAACTCTGGCCCTTTATAATGGCGATCTGGATGAGGCTTATCACTGGATCGGCAGTCTCTCGGCATATCAGCCCAAAGGCGATATCAGTGCCGTGAGTGCGCAGTTGGAGATGCTGCTGAACAAGCGCAGCGCCGGCAGCGAATATTATTGCGGCAACGCCTTGGTCTTCTCCCGTTCCAGCAAATCGGCTGAGGGACCTCCCGGCGAGCGTGACCTGCTCGATCTTAATCCAGGGCGGGTCGAGGGTATCTTGGCGCACTGTGGTTGGTCGCGCATTGAGCCAGGCACACTGAACCTTTCGCTACAGTTCGAATTTGAGGATGTGGCTCAGGCAATCGCGCCTGCGTTTTACGAGGCCGGTGCGGGAGTGGTGTATCCAGAGGGCTTCCAGCATATTCCCAAGGCGCGCGTCGGCTACTGGTATTACACCGGCTATGTGCACTATCAGGGTAAACAGGTTCCTGTCCTGTTCCGGCGTGCGGTCACGCCAAACAGTGCTGATGTCATCGAGGTGTTCGCCGAAAATGCCGTGCGCGAAATGCTCGCCGTCGAGGATGGTGCGAAGGTTCTCTGCTACTTCGCGACTCCTGGCGCGTCAGTAAAAGATGAGAAGTGGCTGGCATGCTTGCTTGAGATCTATGCGATCTTCTTTGCTCAGGCTCAGCAGTTCGGTCGTAAGCGCGAACTCTATCAGGGGCATGAAGGCTGGAACATGCCGGGTCAACGGCCGACACTGCATCGTTTCGAGAAGTACGCCCTTGACCGTTGGTTGGATCCGAAAGCTCGCGTGCTTGATATTGGTTGCAATATCGGTTGTTTCGGCATCGAGGTATCGAAGAACGTCGGCAGCTATGTCGGTTTCGATATCAACGAGTCGTTAGTGCAAATTGGCCAGCGCTTAGCGAGCTATCACGCTGCGGACAATTGTGAGTTCCTGACGGCTTCGTTTGAAGACTATCGCCAGAGTAATCCAGGCAAGTTCGATCTTATTTTCTCTTTTGCGGTGCACGTGTGGATCGGCAAACCCATGGACGGCTATGTGGCTGATCTGAAGGAAATGCTGGAGCCTGGCGGCATCGTTGTGATCGAAAGCAACGACCTGGTTCGCAACGACGCCCAGTTCTTTGCCAACATGTCTGCGTTCTACGAGCAGGGCTTCTTCTTGCTGTACAAGGGCAAGCTGCAGGACGATGGTGTCATCAATCGTGGGTTCTGCGTATTCAAGCGCCTGGATTGA
- a CDS encoding ketoacyl-ACP synthase III — MIGIKSIASYVPSAGLDNYAQGAKFGKDETFILGKIGSAFLPRKDDEQETSDLCVEAVNNLFASHPELDPASIDALIVVTQNGDEEGLPHTSAIVQSKLGLPTHIAAFDISLGCSGYVYGIYAMKGFMEAAGLKNGLLITADPYSKIVDPEDRNTTMLFGDAATVTWMGENPTWVLGKSKFGTDGTGAPHLKVSDGTFFMNGRQVFNFALVKVPAHLHELLADSNLESTDIDAYCIHQGSAAIVDAVARRFEEGQPEKFVKDMVETGNTVSSSIPLLLEKHMFDSSWKRVAISGFGVGLSWGSAIIERRD; from the coding sequence ATGATTGGCATTAAAAGCATAGCGAGCTACGTGCCCTCCGCCGGTCTCGACAACTACGCGCAAGGCGCCAAATTCGGCAAGGATGAGACATTCATCCTTGGCAAGATCGGTTCGGCCTTCCTGCCGCGCAAGGATGACGAGCAGGAAACCTCCGACCTGTGCGTTGAAGCGGTCAACAATCTGTTCGCCAGTCATCCTGAGTTGGATCCAGCGTCCATCGACGCGTTGATCGTCGTCACCCAGAACGGCGACGAAGAAGGCCTGCCGCACACCTCGGCGATCGTCCAGAGCAAGCTCGGCCTGCCTACCCACATCGCGGCGTTCGACATCTCCCTGGGCTGCTCCGGCTACGTCTACGGCATCTATGCGATGAAGGGCTTCATGGAAGCAGCAGGGTTGAAGAACGGCCTGCTGATCACCGCCGACCCGTACTCCAAGATCGTCGATCCGGAAGACCGCAACACCACCATGCTGTTCGGCGATGCTGCCACCGTTACCTGGATGGGTGAGAACCCGACCTGGGTGCTGGGCAAGTCGAAGTTCGGTACTGACGGTACCGGTGCGCCGCACTTGAAAGTGAGCGATGGCACCTTCTTCATGAACGGTCGCCAGGTGTTCAACTTCGCTTTGGTCAAAGTTCCGGCGCACCTGCACGAGTTGTTGGCGGATTCCAATCTGGAATCCACCGATATCGATGCGTATTGCATTCACCAGGGCAGCGCGGCGATCGTCGATGCCGTGGCGCGACGGTTCGAGGAAGGGCAGCCGGAGAAATTCGTCAAGGATATGGTCGAGACAGGGAACACCGTGTCGTCCAGTATTCCGTTGCTGCTCGAGAAGCACATGTTCGACTCGAGCTGGAAGCGCGTGGCAATCAGTGGGTTTGGCGTGGGATTATCGTGGGGTTCGGCGATTATCGAGCGACGCGACTGA
- a CDS encoding flagellar hook-associated protein 3, which yields MRISTNQYFANSMTSYSKSFASVTKTQEQISSGSRIQTAADDPVGAAKLLKLQQQSALLDQYNSNITTATNALNNEESILTSITDSLQRARELTLRAGSGGLSDEDRASIASELGQIEDTVFSLLNSKDSNGNYIFAGSKSTTQPYVRNADGTYTYQGDQTQLSLQVSDTLSIATNDTGYTLFEQATNVSRTQTTQVSPTTDEGILTLTAGTLTSSRSYNSTYTAGEPYTVTFTSSTEFTVTDALGNDVTSETSTGGLIDPDDEAGTNFTFRGVEYAVNVTLDEDQAADADTLVGQYSFTLSSTPDTITANRLPSNTSTAQVTGGAITDNAAYAAGFPEGGAVIKFTSATDYEVYASPLTDSSKAIGTGTVSGSTITVAGVTLDISGTPATGDKFTVSADSHETQNVLNTINTLKNALNQSTSDSGVSLAITNAVASAIGNLDSASAQIDIVRGSIGARGNALDIQTTENSSLGLVNASTQSSIADTDMAEASVQLTLQQTMLQAAQLAFSRISQLSLFDKI from the coding sequence ATGCGTATTTCCACCAACCAGTATTTCGCCAACAGCATGACCAGCTATTCGAAGTCGTTCGCTTCGGTCACCAAGACCCAGGAGCAGATTTCGTCGGGTAGCCGCATCCAGACCGCGGCGGATGATCCGGTCGGCGCTGCCAAGTTGCTCAAGTTGCAGCAGCAGAGTGCCTTGCTCGATCAGTACAACAGTAATATCACTACGGCGACCAATGCGCTGAATAACGAGGAGTCCATTCTCACCAGCATCACCGACTCGCTTCAGCGTGCGCGTGAGCTGACGTTGCGTGCGGGCAGTGGTGGCCTTTCGGACGAGGATCGTGCATCGATCGCCAGTGAACTCGGCCAGATCGAGGACACCGTTTTCAGCTTGCTCAACAGCAAAGACTCCAACGGCAACTACATCTTCGCGGGTTCCAAGAGTACGACTCAGCCCTACGTGCGCAACGCCGATGGTACGTATACCTACCAAGGCGACCAGACCCAGCTGAGTCTGCAGGTGTCCGATACCTTGAGCATCGCGACCAACGACACGGGCTATACCCTTTTCGAGCAAGCCACCAACGTCTCGCGTACCCAGACTACGCAAGTTTCGCCTACCACCGATGAGGGTATCCTGACCCTGACCGCCGGTACTCTGACTTCGTCGCGTAGCTACAACAGCACTTACACCGCAGGCGAGCCCTATACTGTCACGTTCACCAGCAGCACCGAGTTCACCGTAACCGATGCGTTGGGTAACGACGTGACGTCGGAAACCAGTACTGGTGGGTTGATCGATCCGGATGACGAGGCGGGTACCAACTTCACCTTCCGCGGTGTCGAATACGCGGTCAACGTGACGCTCGATGAAGACCAGGCGGCCGACGCAGACACCTTGGTAGGCCAGTACAGCTTCACGCTGTCCAGTACTCCGGACACCATTACTGCCAACCGTCTGCCTAGCAATACCTCGACGGCTCAAGTCACTGGTGGCGCCATCACCGACAACGCGGCATATGCGGCAGGCTTCCCTGAAGGCGGGGCGGTGATCAAGTTCACCAGCGCGACCGACTACGAGGTGTATGCGTCCCCGCTCACCGATTCGAGCAAGGCCATCGGCACCGGTACGGTGAGCGGCTCGACCATCACCGTCGCTGGCGTCACGCTGGATATTTCGGGTACTCCGGCAACAGGTGACAAGTTCACTGTCTCGGCTGACTCCCACGAGACGCAGAATGTTCTCAACACGATCAATACGCTCAAGAACGCGCTGAACCAGTCCACGTCCGACAGTGGAGTTTCGCTGGCGATCACTAATGCCGTGGCCTCTGCGATCGGCAACCTCGATTCGGCCAGCGCCCAGATCGACATCGTGCGTGGCTCGATCGGTGCCCGCGGCAACGCCTTGGACATCCAGACGACCGAGAACTCCAGCCTGGGCCTGGTCAATGCGTCCACCCAGTCGTCCATCGCCGACACCGACATGGCCGAAGCCAGCGTGCAGCTCACCTTGCAGCAAACCATGCTGCAAGCCGCGCAGCTGGCCTTCTCGCGCATCTCGCAACTGAGCCTGTTCGACAAGATCTGA